The Rhizobium sp. BT03 genome has a window encoding:
- the msrB gene encoding peptide-methionine (R)-S-oxide reductase MsrB encodes MFNRRLLLMGAAFGALAVRLGAGKAITDETFPVTHTDEEWHKLLMPDQFVILRQAGTENPFSSPLLHEERKGTFACVGCEQKLFSSATKFDSGTGWPSFWAPLDHAVGTTHDTSFGMARTAVHCSRCGGHLGHVFDDGPKPTGLRYCMNGLVMTFRAASA; translated from the coding sequence ATGTTTAACAGACGATTGTTGCTGATGGGTGCCGCTTTCGGAGCGCTTGCAGTTCGCTTGGGGGCGGGCAAGGCGATCACCGACGAAACGTTTCCGGTGACCCACACCGATGAGGAATGGCATAAGCTGCTGATGCCGGATCAATTCGTCATCCTGCGTCAGGCGGGGACGGAAAATCCCTTCAGCAGCCCGTTGCTGCATGAGGAGCGGAAGGGCACTTTCGCCTGCGTCGGCTGCGAGCAAAAGCTCTTTTCCTCGGCGACCAAATTCGATAGCGGCACCGGCTGGCCGAGCTTTTGGGCGCCGCTCGACCATGCCGTCGGCACCACACACGACACCAGTTTCGGGATGGCGCGCACGGCGGTCCATTGTAGCCGCTGTGGCGGCCATCTCGGACATGTCTTCGATGATGGCCCGAAGCCAACTGGACTTCGCTACTGCATGAATGGTCTTGTCATGACGTTTCGTGCAGCCTCGGCCTGA
- a CDS encoding helix-turn-helix domain-containing protein translates to MKKITIGEAARRSGVKVPTVRYYESIGLLAAPSRSESNQRSFEPADISRLTFIRHTRELGFEIEAIRTLLTLQDDPHQSCASADAIAKARLVEVEQRIRSLMALKAELETMVEGCGHGRVDQCRVIEVLADHGQCTHSHH, encoded by the coding sequence ATGAAAAAGATCACGATCGGCGAAGCCGCCCGCCGGAGCGGGGTCAAGGTGCCGACGGTGCGTTACTACGAGAGCATCGGCCTGCTCGCAGCGCCGAGCCGCAGCGAGAGCAACCAGCGCTCCTTCGAACCTGCCGATATCAGTCGCCTCACCTTCATCCGCCATACCCGCGAACTCGGCTTCGAGATCGAGGCGATCCGCACGCTGCTCACCCTGCAGGACGATCCGCATCAATCCTGCGCCTCGGCCGATGCCATCGCCAAGGCGCGCCTCGTCGAGGTCGAACAGCGCATCCGCAGCCTGATGGCTTTGAAGGCGGAGCTGGAAACCATGGTGGAAGGCTGCGGCCACGGCCGCGTCGACCAATGCCGTGTCATCGAGGTTCTCGCCGACCACGGTCAATGCACACATTCGCACCATTGA
- a CDS encoding TIGR03862 family flavoprotein: protein MNQKRVAIIGGGPAGLAAAELLSLSGRLVTVYDAMPTFARKFLLAGKSGLNITHSEDYVSFVTRFGPASARLRPSLDAFTPDDIRHWAAGLGTETFIGSSGRVFPDVMKASPLLRAWLRRLEAQGVTLRTRHRWIGFADEGFVFETPEGRRLVHCDAALLALGGASWPRLGSDARWLPWLAEKGVEIDAFRPANCGFVVGWSESFRERFAGEPVKSVTATSEAGTFPGEFVITASGIEGSLVYAHAASLRDRLRSQGSAALTLDLAPGRTVERLTRDLTRQDAKSSFSNRLRKGAGLDGVKAALLREFAPERDRADPGRLAGMIKALPVPVLETRPIGEAISSAGGIRWSSIDDGFMLKALPGTFVAGEMLDWEAPTGGYLLTACLATGRAAARGIEAWLRG from the coding sequence ATGAACCAGAAGCGGGTTGCGATCATCGGCGGCGGCCCGGCGGGCCTTGCGGCTGCCGAACTGCTTTCGCTCTCCGGCCGTCTGGTGACGGTCTACGACGCCATGCCGACCTTCGCCCGCAAGTTTCTGCTGGCCGGCAAGTCGGGGCTCAACATCACCCATTCCGAGGACTATGTCAGTTTCGTCACGCGCTTCGGCCCGGCCTCCGCCCGTCTACGCCCATCGCTCGATGCCTTTACGCCTGACGATATCAGGCATTGGGCCGCAGGGCTGGGAACAGAAACCTTCATCGGCTCGTCCGGAAGGGTCTTCCCTGATGTGATGAAAGCCTCGCCCTTGCTGCGCGCCTGGCTCAGACGGCTGGAGGCGCAGGGCGTCACGCTGCGCACCCGCCACCGCTGGATCGGTTTTGCTGACGAGGGCTTTGTTTTCGAAACGCCCGAAGGACGCAGACTCGTCCATTGTGACGCGGCGCTGCTGGCGCTCGGCGGCGCAAGCTGGCCACGCCTCGGCTCCGATGCCCGCTGGCTGCCCTGGCTGGCCGAGAAAGGTGTCGAGATCGACGCCTTCCGGCCCGCCAATTGCGGCTTCGTCGTCGGCTGGAGCGAGAGCTTCCGCGAACGCTTCGCCGGCGAGCCGGTGAAATCGGTCACCGCCACCTCCGAAGCCGGAACCTTTCCCGGCGAATTCGTCATCACCGCAAGCGGCATAGAGGGCAGCCTGGTCTACGCTCATGCGGCGAGCCTCCGCGACCGGCTGCGGAGCCAGGGCAGCGCTGCCCTGACGCTCGACCTCGCCCCTGGCCGCACGGTCGAACGGCTGACCCGCGACCTTACACGGCAGGACGCCAAATCGAGCTTCTCGAACCGCCTGCGCAAGGGCGCCGGCCTCGACGGCGTCAAGGCGGCCTTGCTGCGGGAATTCGCACCCGAGCGCGACCGAGCCGATCCCGGACGTCTCGCCGGCATGATCAAGGCCCTGCCGGTGCCGGTTCTCGAAACGAGGCCGATCGGCGAGGCCATCTCCTCGGCCGGCGGCATCCGCTGGAGCAGTATCGACGACGGCTTCATGCTAAAGGCGCTGCCGGGCACCTTTGTCGCCGGCGAAATGCTCGACTGGGAGGCGCCGACCGGCGGTTATCTCCTCACCGCCTGCCTTGCGACCGGCCGCGCCGCCGCGCGCGGCATAGAAGCCTGGCTGCGCGGATAA